The following coding sequences lie in one Arachis hypogaea cultivar Tifrunner chromosome 9, arahy.Tifrunner.gnm2.J5K5, whole genome shotgun sequence genomic window:
- the LOC112709911 gene encoding pentatricopeptide repeat-containing protein DOT4, chloroplastic-like: MPERDKVSWNTVIGLCSLNGFYYKALWFLREMVAEASGFKPDLVTVVSVLPICAETEDEVMARLVHCYALKVGLVGCHVKIGNALVDAYGKCRNEKASKRVFDEMDDRNVVSWNAVMTSFSFRGLCKDAFHVFRLMIEAGMLPNSVTVSSMLPVLTELGLFRLGREIHGLCLRFGMESDIFIANSLIDMYAKSGYSGVASAVFNKMIDRNTVSWNAMVANFAQNRLEFAAIELVRRMQANGETPNTVTFTNVLPACGRLRFLQVGKEIHAKIIRMGWFSDLFVSNALTDMYSKCGHLHLARNVFNISIKDEVSYNMLIMGYSQTSDCLESLNLFSEMILSGMVPDMVSFMGAISACANLASIKQGKEIHGLLVRQHFHTHLFVANSLLDLYTKCGRIDLASKVFDLIEYKDTASWNTMILGYGMLGELDTAINLFEAMKEDGVDYDSVSFIAVLSACSHGGLIEKGRKYFIMMQDLNIEPTQMHYACMVDLLGRAGLMEEAADLIRGLSIEADANIWGAMLGACRIHGNVELGCWAAEHLFELKPQHCGYYILLSNMYAEAERWDEANKVRELMKSRGAKKNPGCSWVQIGNQVHAFLVGEKIESLDNGFLLSECC, encoded by the coding sequence atgcctgaGAGGGATAAGGTGTCTTGGAACACTGTTATTGGGTTGTGTTCTCTGAATGGGTTCTATTATAAGGCGCTCTGGTTTCTCAGAGAGATGGTTGCGGAGGCGTCGGGGTTTAAACCGGATTTGGTCACCGTTGTTAGTGTGTTGCCTATTTGTGCGGAGACTGAGGACGAGGTGATGGCAAGACTAGTGCATTGTTATGCTTTGAAGGTTGGTTTGGTGGGTTGTCATGTGAAGATTGGGAATGCTTTGGTTGATGCTTATGGGAAATGTAGGAACGAGAAAGCTTCCAAGCGGGTTTTTGATGAAATGGACGACAGAAATGTGGTTTCTTGGAATGCTGTTATGACAAGTTTTTCTTTTAGAGGTCTCTGCAAAGATGCTTTTCATGTATTTAGGTTGATGATTGAAGCAGGAATGTTACCAAACTCTGTGACGGTTTCTAGCATGCTGCCTGTGTTAACAGAATTAGGACTTTTCAGGTTGGGAAGGGAAATCCACGGGTTGTGTTTAAGATTTGGTATGGAGTCTGATATTTTTATTGCTAACTCATTGATAGATATgtatgcaaaatcaggatattccGGTGTAGCATCGGCCGTATTCAACAAAATGATAGATAGAAACACTGTATCTTGGAATGCCATGGTTGCAAATTTTGCTCAAAACAGGCTTGAATTTGCAGCCATAGAGTTAGTGAGGCGAATGCAAGCTAATGGAGAAACCCCAAACACTGTCACCTTCACAAATGTTCTTCCAGCCTGTGGAAGATTACGTTTCCTGCAAGTTGGAAAAGAGATTCATGCCAAAATAATTCGGATGGGATGGTTTTCTGATTTGTTTGTCTCTAATGCTCTTACAGACATGTACTCAAAATGCGGACACTTACACCTTGCTCGAAatgtttttaatatttctatCAAGGATGAAGTTTCATACAATATGCTAATTATGGGCTATTCCCAAACAAGTGACTGCTTAGAGTCCCTGAATTTGTTCTCAGAAATGATACTCTCTGGCATGGTGCCTGATATGGTTTCATTCATGGGTGCCATATCTGCTTGTGCGAATCTGGCTTCCATAAAGCAAGGGAAAGAGATCCATGGTCTGCTGGTGAGACAGCATTTTCACACACATCTTTTTGTGGCAAATTCACTCTTGGATTTGTATACCAAATGTGGACGAATAGATCTTGCTAGCAAGGTATTTGACTTAATCGAATACAAGGATACAGCCTCTTGGAATACTATGATTTTAGGCTATGGTATGCTGGGTGAGCTTGACACTGCAATCAACCTCTTTGAGGCAATGAAGGAAGATGGTGTGGATTACGATTCAGTGTCCTTTATCGCAGTTTTGTCAGCTTGCAGTCATGGGGGTTTAATTGAGAAAGGGAGAAAGTACTTTATAATGATGCAGGATCTTAATATTGAACCAACACAAATGCACTATGCATGTATGGTTGATCTCCTTGGAAGAGCTGGGCTAATGGAAGAAGCTGCAGACCTTATTAGAGGCCTTTCCATCGAAGCAGATGCTAATATTTGGGGTGCGATGCTTGGCGCATGCCGGATACATGGAAATGTAGAATTGGGGTGCTGGGCTGCTGAGCATctttttgagttgaagcctcagcaCTGTGGCTACTATATTCTGCTTTCAAATATGTATGCAGAAGCTGAAAGATGGGACGAGGCAAACAAAGTTAGGGAATTGATGAAGTCAAGgggagctaaaaagaatcctggttGCAGTTGGGTTCAAATTGGAAATCAAGTGCATGCATTTCTAGTTGGTGAGAAAATAGAGAGCTTGGATAATGGCTTCTTGCTATCAGAATGTTGTTAA
- the LOC112709912 gene encoding protein NRT1/ PTR FAMILY 1.2 isoform X2, with protein sequence MGSHPQLIRGKGGIATMPFIIANEALARVATLGLLPNMVLYLMGSYNLHLAKANMILLLSVATTNFTPLIGAFIADSYLGRFLAVGFGSIITFLGMALLWLTAMIPAARPPPCDPATETCKSATTMQMAILISSLALMAFGNGGLQCSLAFGADQVNSKDNPNNQRALEIYFSWYYASSAISVIVAFTGIVYIQDHLGWKLGFGVPAALMFLSTFFFFLASPLYIKHKTHGSLLTGFARVIVAAYKNRKLRLPARKSTGMYLQKKDSDLLVPTDKLRFLNKACFIKGPEKDLALDGSASTIDEVEELKAIIKVIPLWSTGIMMSLNIGGSFGLLQAKSLNRYITRNFQVPAGSLSVIMIFTIFLWIAIYDRIVIPLATRLRGKQVRISAKNRMGLGLFFSFLHLVTSAIVETLRRNRAIREGYMNNPNAVLNMSAMWLFPQLCLGGIAEAFNVIGQNEFYYTEFPKSMSSIASSLFGLGMAAGYVLSSLVFRIVEKVTSRGGKEGWISDNINKGRYDKYYWVLVMLSAINIVYYLVCSWLYGPTADQESKETRGNGSNDEDLPLIEFRNPASAYIFESRI encoded by the exons ATGGGTTCCCATCCCCAACTCATAAGGGGTAAAGGTGGAATTGCCACCATGCCCTTCATCATAG CAAATGAAGCACTTGCAAGGGTAGCAACCTTGGGGTTATTGCCAAACATGGTGTTGTATTTGATGGGAAGCTACAATCTCCATTTAGCAAAAGCCAACATGATTCTGTTATTATCAGTTGCTACCACCAATTTCACCCCTCTCATTGGTGCTTTCATTGCTGATTCTTATCTGGGTCGTTTCCTTGCTGTTGGTTTCGGTTCTATAATCACTTTCCTG GGAATGGCACTTTTGTGGCTGACAGCCATGATCCCCGCGGCACGGCCTCCTCCTTGTGATCCTGCAACTGAAACATGCAAATCAGCAACAACTATGCAAATGGCAATACTAATCTCTTCCCTTGCTCTCATGGCATTTGGAAATGGTGGCCTTCAATGCTCCCTAGCATTTGGAGCAGACCAAGTGAATAGCAAAGATAACCCCAATAACCAAAGGGCCTTAGAAATATACTTCAGCTGGTATTATGCTTCATCAGCTATTTCAGTCATAGTCGCCTTCACCGGAATAGTATATATCCAAGATCATCTTGGATGGAAACTGGGTTTTGGTGTTCCTGCAGCACTCATGTTCTTgtccactttcttcttcttccttgctTCTCCTCTTTACATTAAACACAAAACACATGGCAGCTTGCTCACCGGCTTTGCACGAGTAATCGTAGCTGCCTATAAGAACAGGAAGCTTAGATTACCAGCCAGGAAGTCGACCGGAATGTACCTTCAAAAGAAGGACTCTGATCTTCTTGTTCCAACTGATAAACTAAG GTTTCTGAATAAAGCTTGCTTTATCAAAGGCCCTGAAAAAGATTTAGCCTTAGATGGATCAGCCTCCACAATAGATGAAGTAGAAGAACTAAAAGCCATCATCAAAGTTATTCCCCTGTGGTCGACCGGGATCATGATGTCGCTTAACATTGGAGGCTCATTTGGATTGCTGCAAGCTAAATCACTGAACAGATATATCACTCGAAACTTCCAAGTTCCAGCAGGTTCTTTGAGTGTGATAATGATATTTACAATTTTCTTGTGGATAGCTATATATGATCGCATTGTTATTCCTCTAGCAACAAGGCTTAGAGGCAAACAAGTTAGGATCAGTGCCAAGAATAGAATGGGACTAggattgtttttctcttttcttcactTGGTAACCAGTGCAATTGTTGAGACTTTACGGCGAAATAGAGCTATCAGGGAAGGATATATGAATAATCCTAATGCAGTGTTGAATATGTCTGCAATGTGGCTTTTTCCTCAACTCTGCTTGGGTGGCATAGCTGAAGCATTCAATGTAATAGGCCAAAATGAGTTCTATTACACCGAATTCCCCAAGAGTATGTCGAGCATCGCTTCGTCCCTCTTTGGACTTGGCATGGCTGCAGGATACGTGTTATCTTCTTTGGTATTCAGAATTGTGGAGAAGGTTACTTCTAGGGGTGGAAAGGAAGGTTGGATTTCGGATAATATCAACAAGGGTCGCTATGACAAGTACTATTGGGTTCTTGTGATGCTGAGTGCCATTAACATAGTGTATTACCTTGTTTGTAGCTGGCTTTACGGACCTACAGCTGATCAAGAATCTAAAGAAACTAGAGGAAATGGTTCAAATGATGAAGATCTTCCATTAATTGAATTTAGAAATCCTG CTTCTGCATACATATTTGAAAGCAGAATATAG
- the LOC112709912 gene encoding protein NRT1/ PTR FAMILY 1.2 isoform X1, translating into MGSHPQLIRGKGGIATMPFIIANEALARVATLGLLPNMVLYLMGSYNLHLAKANMILLLSVATTNFTPLIGAFIADSYLGRFLAVGFGSIITFLGMALLWLTAMIPAARPPPCDPATETCKSATTMQMAILISSLALMAFGNGGLQCSLAFGADQVNSKDNPNNQRALEIYFSWYYASSAISVIVAFTGIVYIQDHLGWKLGFGVPAALMFLSTFFFFLASPLYIKHKTHGSLLTGFARVIVAAYKNRKLRLPARKSTGMYLQKKDSDLLVPTDKLRFLNKACFIKGPEKDLALDGSASTIDEVEELKAIIKVIPLWSTGIMMSLNIGGSFGLLQAKSLNRYITRNFQVPAGSLSVIMIFTIFLWIAIYDRIVIPLATRLRGKQVRISAKNRMGLGLFFSFLHLVTSAIVETLRRNRAIREGYMNNPNAVLNMSAMWLFPQLCLGGIAEAFNVIGQNEFYYTEFPKSMSSIASSLFGLGMAAGYVLSSLVFRIVEKVTSRGGKEGWISDNINKGRYDKYYWVLVMLSAINIVYYLVCSWLYGPTADQESKETRGNGSNDEDLPLIEFRNPGMYNKVSNFHYGYNLQQK; encoded by the exons ATGGGTTCCCATCCCCAACTCATAAGGGGTAAAGGTGGAATTGCCACCATGCCCTTCATCATAG CAAATGAAGCACTTGCAAGGGTAGCAACCTTGGGGTTATTGCCAAACATGGTGTTGTATTTGATGGGAAGCTACAATCTCCATTTAGCAAAAGCCAACATGATTCTGTTATTATCAGTTGCTACCACCAATTTCACCCCTCTCATTGGTGCTTTCATTGCTGATTCTTATCTGGGTCGTTTCCTTGCTGTTGGTTTCGGTTCTATAATCACTTTCCTG GGAATGGCACTTTTGTGGCTGACAGCCATGATCCCCGCGGCACGGCCTCCTCCTTGTGATCCTGCAACTGAAACATGCAAATCAGCAACAACTATGCAAATGGCAATACTAATCTCTTCCCTTGCTCTCATGGCATTTGGAAATGGTGGCCTTCAATGCTCCCTAGCATTTGGAGCAGACCAAGTGAATAGCAAAGATAACCCCAATAACCAAAGGGCCTTAGAAATATACTTCAGCTGGTATTATGCTTCATCAGCTATTTCAGTCATAGTCGCCTTCACCGGAATAGTATATATCCAAGATCATCTTGGATGGAAACTGGGTTTTGGTGTTCCTGCAGCACTCATGTTCTTgtccactttcttcttcttccttgctTCTCCTCTTTACATTAAACACAAAACACATGGCAGCTTGCTCACCGGCTTTGCACGAGTAATCGTAGCTGCCTATAAGAACAGGAAGCTTAGATTACCAGCCAGGAAGTCGACCGGAATGTACCTTCAAAAGAAGGACTCTGATCTTCTTGTTCCAACTGATAAACTAAG GTTTCTGAATAAAGCTTGCTTTATCAAAGGCCCTGAAAAAGATTTAGCCTTAGATGGATCAGCCTCCACAATAGATGAAGTAGAAGAACTAAAAGCCATCATCAAAGTTATTCCCCTGTGGTCGACCGGGATCATGATGTCGCTTAACATTGGAGGCTCATTTGGATTGCTGCAAGCTAAATCACTGAACAGATATATCACTCGAAACTTCCAAGTTCCAGCAGGTTCTTTGAGTGTGATAATGATATTTACAATTTTCTTGTGGATAGCTATATATGATCGCATTGTTATTCCTCTAGCAACAAGGCTTAGAGGCAAACAAGTTAGGATCAGTGCCAAGAATAGAATGGGACTAggattgtttttctcttttcttcactTGGTAACCAGTGCAATTGTTGAGACTTTACGGCGAAATAGAGCTATCAGGGAAGGATATATGAATAATCCTAATGCAGTGTTGAATATGTCTGCAATGTGGCTTTTTCCTCAACTCTGCTTGGGTGGCATAGCTGAAGCATTCAATGTAATAGGCCAAAATGAGTTCTATTACACCGAATTCCCCAAGAGTATGTCGAGCATCGCTTCGTCCCTCTTTGGACTTGGCATGGCTGCAGGATACGTGTTATCTTCTTTGGTATTCAGAATTGTGGAGAAGGTTACTTCTAGGGGTGGAAAGGAAGGTTGGATTTCGGATAATATCAACAAGGGTCGCTATGACAAGTACTATTGGGTTCTTGTGATGCTGAGTGCCATTAACATAGTGTATTACCTTGTTTGTAGCTGGCTTTACGGACCTACAGCTGATCAAGAATCTAAAGAAACTAGAGGAAATGGTTCAAATGATGAAGATCTTCCATTAATTGAATTTAGAAATCCTGGTATGTATAACAAGGTATCCAATTTCCATTATGGTTACAACTTGCAACAAAAATGA
- the LOC112709915 gene encoding probable inactive nicotinamidase At3g16190 encodes MAAQGWNGTALLVLDMQKDFIEGPIAVKGGKEIVPNVIKAVQVARQRGILIVWVVRENDPLGRDVELFRRHYYAQGQVGPASKGSPGAELVEGLVIGEGDYKLVKTRFSAFFATHLHSLLQGAGINNLVITGVQTPNCVRQTVFDAVALDYQPVTVIVDATAAATPEIHLANVFDMKNIGVATPTLQEWTDFKA; translated from the exons ATGGCAGCACAAGGATGGAATGGCACTGCTCTACTTGTACTTGACATGCAG AAAGATTTTATAGAGGGTCCTATAGCTGTAAAAGGAGGGAAAGAAATTGTCCCAAACGTGATCAAAGCTGTCCAAGTTGCCAGGCAACGTGGAATTCTCATAGTTTGG GTAGTCCGAGAAAACGATCCTTTAGGAAGAGATGTTGAACTTTTTCGTCGACATTATTATGCTCAAGGTCAAGTTGGTCCAGCCTCTAAGGGAAGCCCAGGTGCAGAGTTAGTTGAGGGGCTAGTAATCGGAGAAGGAGACTATAAACTCGTGAAGACCCGCTTCAGTGCATTCTTTGCTACACACCTTCACTCACTTCTTCAAGGAGCAGGAATTAACAATCTGGTCATTACTG GAGTTCAAACTCCAAATTGTGTTAGGCAAACTGTCTTTGATGCCGTAGCATTAGACTACCAACCTGTAACTGTTATTGTTGATGCCACAGCCGCTGCCACGCCTGAAATTCATCTTG CTAATGTGTTTGACATGAAAAACATTGGAGTGGCAACCCCAACGCTACAAGAATGGACCGACTTCAAAGCTTGA
- the LOC112709913 gene encoding probable inactive nicotinamidase At3g16190 isoform X1, which produces MAKTVAFTNAKPPSNLHSHGTTSQTHTVSFLNLNNLSFISCALTLRHKNKQPNWSKPSLVRSKSGLGLGPVDPLEMAAQAWNRTALLVIDMQRDFIENEGPMLVKGGKEIVPNVIKTVQVARQRGILIVWVVREHDPLGRDVELFRRHLYSTGEVGPTSKGSPGAELVDGLVIREGDYKLVKTRFSAFFATHLHSFLQGAGINNLVITGVQTPNCIRQTVYDAVALDYQPVTVIVDATAAATPDIHLANVFDMKNIGVATPTLQEWTDFKA; this is translated from the exons ATGGCCAAAACTGTGGCTTTTACTAATGCAAAGCCACCATCTAATCTCCATAGCCATGGAACCACATCACAAACTCACACCGTCTCCTTTCTCAATCTCAACAACCTCAGTTTCATATCTTG TGCTCTGACTCTCAGACACAAGAATAAGCAACCCAATTGGTCAAAACCTTCGTTGGTACGCTCAAAATCTGGGCTTGGGCTTGGGCCTGTTGACCCATTGGAAATGGCAGCACAGGCTTGGAATCGCACTGCTCTTCTTGTAATTGACATGCAG AGagattttatagaaaatgaggGTCCTATGCTTGTAAAAGGAGGGAAAGAAATAGTCCCAAATGTGATCAAAACTGTGCAAGTTGCAAGACAACGTGGAATTCTCATAGTTTGG GTCGTCCGCGAACATGATCCTTTAGGAAGAGATGTTGAACTCTTTCGCCGGCATCTATACTCGACAGGTGAAGTTGGTCCAACCTCTAAGGGAAGCCCAGGTGCGGAGTTAGTTGACGGGCTAGTAATCAGAGAAGGGGATTATAAACTTGTGAAGACTCGGTTCAGTGCATTCTTTGCTACACATCTTCACTCATTTCTTCAAGGAGCAGGAATTAACAATCTGGTTATTACTG GGGTTCAAACTCCAAATTGTATAAGGCAAACTGTCTATGATGCCGTAGCATTAGACTATCAACCTGTAACTGTTATTGTTGATGCCACAGCCGCTGCCACGCCTGATATTCATCTTG CCAATGTGTTTGACATGAAAAACATTGGGGTCGCAACCCCAACGCTACAAGAATGGACCGACTtcaaagcttga
- the LOC112709913 gene encoding probable inactive nicotinamidase At3g16190 isoform X2, whose protein sequence is MAAQAWNRTALLVIDMQRDFIENEGPMLVKGGKEIVPNVIKTVQVARQRGILIVWVVREHDPLGRDVELFRRHLYSTGEVGPTSKGSPGAELVDGLVIREGDYKLVKTRFSAFFATHLHSFLQGAGINNLVITGVQTPNCIRQTVYDAVALDYQPVTVIVDATAAATPDIHLANVFDMKNIGVATPTLQEWTDFKA, encoded by the exons ATGGCAGCACAGGCTTGGAATCGCACTGCTCTTCTTGTAATTGACATGCAG AGagattttatagaaaatgaggGTCCTATGCTTGTAAAAGGAGGGAAAGAAATAGTCCCAAATGTGATCAAAACTGTGCAAGTTGCAAGACAACGTGGAATTCTCATAGTTTGG GTCGTCCGCGAACATGATCCTTTAGGAAGAGATGTTGAACTCTTTCGCCGGCATCTATACTCGACAGGTGAAGTTGGTCCAACCTCTAAGGGAAGCCCAGGTGCGGAGTTAGTTGACGGGCTAGTAATCAGAGAAGGGGATTATAAACTTGTGAAGACTCGGTTCAGTGCATTCTTTGCTACACATCTTCACTCATTTCTTCAAGGAGCAGGAATTAACAATCTGGTTATTACTG GGGTTCAAACTCCAAATTGTATAAGGCAAACTGTCTATGATGCCGTAGCATTAGACTATCAACCTGTAACTGTTATTGTTGATGCCACAGCCGCTGCCACGCCTGATATTCATCTTG CCAATGTGTTTGACATGAAAAACATTGGGGTCGCAACCCCAACGCTACAAGAATGGACCGACTtcaaagcttga